From the genome of Mycoplasma anserisalpingitidis, one region includes:
- a CDS encoding HTH domain-containing protein, producing the protein MWYRKKHNTKQFNTVKKINRKEKILNLIRNNSNLTSKQLSDYFSLSLRTVKRDLKEVVDENLIEYIGSSKKGFWKIK; encoded by the coding sequence TTGTGATACCGAAAAAAACATAATACAAAACAATTCAACACTGTTAAAAAAATAAACAGAAAAGAAAAAATATTAAATTTAATAAGAAATAATTCTAATTTAACATCAAAACAACTTTCTGATTATTTTTCACTTTCTTTAAGAACTGTTAAAAGGGATTTGAAAGAAGTGGTTGATGAAAATTTAATAGAATATATAGGAAGTTCGAAAAAAGGTTTTTGAAAAATAAAGTAA
- the cptIN gene encoding type III toxin-antitoxin system CptIN family toxin has product MKVKEGYCYHIKDEFFIKFNSQNLLINKECNGYRPHFYAIRDFENNEILWMIPISSRIKKYKKIMNDKFSKFKRCNTIV; this is encoded by the coding sequence ATGAAAGTAAAAGAGGGTTATTGTTATCATATTAAAGACGAATTTTTCATTAAATTTAATAGTCAAAATTTACTAATTAACAAAGAATGCAATGGTTATAGACCGCATTTTTATGCTATAAGAGATTTTGAAAATAATGAAATATTATGAATGATACCAATTAGTTCAAGAATTAAAAAATATAAAAAAATTATGAATGATAAATTTTCAAAATTTAAGCGATGCAATACGATTGTATAG
- the cptIN gene encoding type III toxin-antitoxin system CptIN family toxin gives MKFDSQNLLINKEDNGYRPHFYAIRDFENNEILWMIPISSRIKKYKKIMKDKFSKFNRCNTIVIGEFAHRQRAFLIQNAFPIKENYIDHIHVIEGETVHVHEELAKKLKTYLRDIIQINKRGIKVFFTDVDEILRKL, from the coding sequence ATTAAATTTGATAGTCAAAATTTACTAATTAACAAAGAAGATAATGGTTATAGGCCACATTTTTACGCTATAAGAGATTTTGAAAATAATGAAATATTATGAATGATACCAATTAGTTCAAGAATTAAAAAATATAAAAAAATTATGAAAGATAAATTTTCAAAATTTAACAGATGTAACACTATTGTAATAGGAGAATTTGCGCATAGACAGCGTGCGTTTCTAATTCAAAATGCTTTTCCAATTAAAGAAAATTACATAGATCATATTCACGTTATAGAAGGTGAAACTGTACATGTTCATGAAGAATTGGCTAAAAAATTAAAAACTTATTTAAGAGATATTATTCAAATTAACAAACGTGGAATAAAAGTATTTTTTACTGATGTAGATGAAATATTAAGAAAGTTATAA
- the lepA gene encoding translation elongation factor 4, translating to MDKSKIKNFSIIAHIDHGKSTLADRILELTNTVAKRDLKEQYLDSMDLEQERGITIKLNAVQLKYKDYIFHLIDTPGHVDFTYEVSRSLAASEGALLIVDASQGIEAQTLANVYLAIENNLEIIPVINKIDLPSANVEEVKKEIEEVIGISAENAVLVSAKTGLGVPDVLEAIVKYIPSPKNADDNKPLKALIFDSFFDPYRGVVMLVRIFEGRLKVGDKFKFMSNNEEYHVIELGIKNPAETKKEYLEAGEVGWVSAAIRDAKEVSVGDTITHVENPTDKALPGYKKMKPVVYTGFYPIDTRDYSELKESLEKISLSDSSITWEQETSKALGFGFRVGFLGMLHMEILQERLDREYNVGIIATSPSVEYNVHLTNGQIEKISNPTLLPDKSTIEFIEEPYIEANIFIPNEYIGNVMELCQSKRGIYKNLEYIDSKRSKVIYEMPLAETIFDFFDRLKSTTKGYASFEYEWIGYRESDLVKVDILLNGDKVDAFSIISHKDNAYVSGRELCEKLKEAIPRQNFEIPVQATIGGKIIARETIKAYRKDVTAKLYGGDVTRRQKLLKKQKEGKKRMKSLGSVEVPQEAFLSILKTNIDKK from the coding sequence ATGGATAAATCAAAAATTAAAAATTTTTCAATAATTGCACATATTGACCACGGAAAAAGTACTTTAGCAGATAGAATTTTGGAGTTAACTAACACTGTTGCTAAGAGAGATTTAAAAGAACAATATTTAGACTCTATGGATCTTGAACAAGAACGTGGAATCACAATTAAATTAAATGCAGTTCAACTTAAATACAAAGACTATATTTTTCATTTAATTGATACACCAGGACACGTTGATTTTACATATGAAGTTTCAAGATCTTTAGCCGCTAGTGAGGGAGCTTTATTAATTGTTGATGCTTCACAAGGAATTGAAGCTCAAACTCTTGCTAATGTTTATTTGGCTATTGAAAATAATCTTGAAATTATTCCGGTTATTAACAAAATTGATTTACCTTCAGCCAATGTTGAAGAAGTAAAAAAAGAAATAGAAGAAGTTATCGGAATAAGTGCTGAAAATGCCGTTTTAGTTTCAGCTAAAACAGGTTTAGGTGTTCCTGATGTGCTTGAGGCTATCGTAAAATATATTCCATCTCCAAAAAATGCTGATGACAATAAACCATTAAAAGCATTGATTTTTGATAGTTTTTTTGACCCATACCGTGGTGTGGTTATGTTAGTTAGAATCTTTGAAGGTAGATTAAAAGTTGGTGATAAATTCAAATTTATGTCAAATAATGAAGAATACCATGTAATTGAACTAGGAATTAAAAATCCTGCTGAAACTAAAAAAGAATATCTTGAAGCGGGAGAAGTTGGTTGAGTTAGTGCTGCTATTCGTGATGCTAAAGAAGTTAGTGTGGGTGATACAATTACGCACGTTGAAAACCCTACTGATAAAGCCTTACCTGGCTACAAAAAAATGAAACCTGTAGTTTACACCGGGTTTTATCCAATCGATACACGTGATTATTCTGAATTAAAGGAAAGTCTTGAAAAAATTTCACTATCAGACTCTTCGATTACTTGAGAACAAGAAACTTCAAAAGCTTTAGGATTTGGTTTTAGAGTTGGTTTCTTAGGAATGTTACATATGGAAATCCTCCAAGAAAGATTGGACCGTGAGTATAATGTCGGTATTATTGCAACTAGTCCTTCTGTTGAATATAATGTTCATTTGACTAATGGTCAAATTGAAAAAATTTCTAACCCAACCTTACTTCCTGATAAGTCAACCATTGAATTTATTGAAGAACCTTACATAGAAGCAAATATTTTTATCCCTAATGAATATATTGGAAATGTTATGGAACTTTGTCAAAGTAAGAGGGGTATTTATAAAAATCTTGAGTATATTGACTCTAAAAGATCAAAAGTTATTTATGAAATGCCACTTGCTGAAACCATTTTTGACTTTTTTGACAGATTAAAAAGTACAACTAAAGGTTATGCTTCATTTGAATATGAGTGAATCGGTTATAGAGAAAGTGATTTAGTTAAAGTTGACATTTTACTTAATGGAGATAAAGTTGATGCTTTTTCAATTATTTCTCACAAAGATAATGCTTATGTATCTGGTAGAGAGTTGTGCGAAAAACTTAAAGAAGCTATTCCAAGACAAAATTTTGAAATTCCAGTTCAAGCAACAATTGGTGGAAAAATTATAGCTAGAGAAACTATTAAAGCTTATAGAAAAGATGTTACAGCTAAATTGTATGGAGGAGATGTTACTCGTCGTCAAAAACTTCTCAAAAAACAAAAAGAAGGTAAAAAACGTATGAAATCTCTTGGTTCTGTTGAAGTTCCACAAGAAGCATTTCTTTCAATACTTAAAACAAACATTGATAAAAAATAA
- a CDS encoding DEAD/DEAH box helicase encodes MLKINKKENKLPINTEKYNSLLNNLLDIKSHGDNAIFYHLSKINQDLLKIVKKEHIQTIFNNAEFNIEITSMFNDSQISRINELKNYEEFSQWAEECGYKPSKKIDEDLKKSFKKNLGPVAEKLTNAHNNLIKEWKLNDNKIQEIYTEVGVWPLYIGTFFIGYAKNDQYCYAPLILKEVNIKIHNGKIYLINRSSDILLNEKMLFAISKMLNKKIDVSDIKLSDISIKKAVIELRKHLTEFVLDDLVKEEDLLTPFKENDKDSLSSKFVSPTVTKGIVLSVCHPQGTKLRSALEKLIYDGKIDKLVESDILTNKENAVEKDIIEKARLVRVAKTDFSQEKAIQMALNDSVIIAGPPGTGKSQTIANIIVNILNNDKKALFISQKKSALDVVLKRMGKYSDLVFQFNESNRANKFEKEFFYKPIMRLWREVQDSNENEKIVKSHEKFIFDEELDYFEAKNALGQFTERELDAYFRIKKVDTLNEDKKDIKKLQRTINNYESMIQFRSVYNWYIKTYLKTKFFRRFNEAKTFFKNSKLFKFKTAIKDKPETMIQDWLKINKYLRWIKQIYRLQKRLYKYNIEDLIVISSINKFNTFKSFDKVQARFKSFTDSKNDSNVTWDELENMYKRVVTNIKKTANNFSQSEKNELTEFIAKVNRGISSPQLLTSEYNTLIKKLYNVFVGNPEILSNFIDFDNDKFDYIIFDESSQIFFEKALPYISCLTQDNKGRVTGKVIIAGDDQQMQPTNWFNSRDESEDEYSKQEVKSLLDWASSMAIQKIFLEMNYRSNSSELILFSSKEFYESKLKGLDKYGYTEKHCFEVVNVNGKWKDNKNIEEARKVVDLALENINKYDSMIILAFNKKQQNFIREIIAGQAPELYSQLEDKILLRNLENIQGDEADLVIVSVGYTKDSTLSSTYIGTKGGKNALNVAITRAKDKMIVVKSIYESDILVDNTGSANLYTFKKWLKFLDLSSAEQKSYTSLNNKLIQHVSPNFKNTIMNWLKTIRFDKDVEFISDYRVGSYTIDIAIVDKSTRKLLIGLALDDTSCYIEVEDVLKLKLKDDFIKSKEYPIYTISNFRFREDANAIQKYLLTVVNQ; translated from the coding sequence ATGTTGAAGATAAATAAAAAAGAAAATAAGTTGCCAATTAACACTGAAAAGTACAATTCATTATTGAATAATTTGCTCGATATAAAATCTCACGGGGATAATGCTATTTTTTATCATTTATCTAAAATCAATCAAGATTTATTAAAAATTGTAAAAAAAGAGCATATACAAACAATTTTTAATAACGCTGAATTTAACATAGAAATTACTTCAATGTTCAATGATTCACAAATTAGTAGAATTAATGAACTTAAAAACTATGAAGAATTTAGTCAATGAGCTGAAGAATGCGGTTATAAACCAAGTAAAAAAATTGATGAAGACTTAAAAAAATCATTTAAGAAAAATCTTGGTCCTGTTGCAGAAAAATTAACCAATGCTCATAACAATCTAATTAAAGAGTGAAAATTAAATGATAATAAAATCCAAGAAATTTATACTGAGGTTGGTGTTTGACCTTTATATATCGGAACATTTTTTATTGGATATGCAAAAAATGACCAATATTGTTATGCACCTTTAATTTTAAAAGAAGTTAATATTAAGATTCACAATGGTAAAATTTATCTTATTAACAGAAGCAGCGATATTTTGTTAAACGAAAAAATGCTTTTTGCTATTAGCAAAATGTTAAATAAAAAAATTGATGTTTCTGACATCAAATTAAGTGATATTTCAATTAAAAAAGCAGTTATAGAATTAAGAAAACATTTAACTGAATTTGTGTTAGATGATTTAGTTAAAGAAGAAGATTTATTAACTCCATTCAAGGAAAATGATAAAGATAGTTTAAGTAGCAAATTTGTCAGTCCAACAGTAACTAAGGGAATTGTCCTTTCTGTTTGTCATCCACAAGGTACCAAACTGCGTTCAGCGCTTGAAAAGTTAATTTATGATGGTAAAATCGATAAACTTGTTGAGTCTGATATTTTAACAAACAAAGAAAATGCTGTTGAAAAAGACATTATTGAAAAAGCTAGATTAGTCCGTGTTGCTAAAACAGATTTTTCACAGGAAAAAGCAATCCAAATGGCATTAAATGATTCGGTAATTATTGCTGGTCCTCCAGGTACAGGAAAATCTCAAACTATTGCCAACATCATTGTGAATATATTGAATAATGATAAAAAAGCTTTATTCATTTCTCAAAAAAAATCGGCTCTTGATGTCGTTTTAAAGAGAATGGGGAAATATTCAGACTTAGTTTTTCAATTCAATGAATCTAATAGAGCTAACAAATTCGAAAAAGAATTCTTCTATAAACCTATTATGAGACTTTGAAGAGAAGTTCAAGACAGTAATGAAAATGAAAAAATTGTAAAAAGTCATGAAAAATTTATCTTTGACGAAGAATTAGATTATTTTGAAGCTAAAAATGCTCTAGGTCAATTTACTGAAAGAGAATTAGATGCATATTTTAGAATCAAAAAAGTTGATACCTTAAATGAAGATAAAAAAGATATCAAAAAGCTTCAAAGAACTATTAATAATTATGAATCAATGATTCAATTCAGAAGTGTATATAACTGATACATCAAAACTTATTTAAAAACTAAATTCTTTAGAAGATTTAATGAGGCAAAAACTTTCTTCAAAAATAGCAAATTGTTCAAATTTAAAACAGCTATAAAAGATAAACCAGAAACAATGATTCAAGATTGATTAAAAATCAATAAATATCTCAGATGAATTAAACAAATTTATCGTTTACAAAAGAGATTGTATAAATATAACATTGAAGATTTAATTGTAATTTCATCAATTAACAAATTCAATACATTCAAATCATTTGATAAAGTTCAAGCAAGATTTAAATCATTTACAGATTCAAAAAATGATTCTAATGTAACTTGAGATGAACTTGAAAACATGTACAAAAGAGTTGTTACAAATATTAAGAAAACAGCAAACAATTTTTCTCAAAGTGAAAAGAATGAATTAACTGAATTTATAGCTAAAGTAAATAGAGGAATTAGTTCACCACAATTACTAACAAGTGAATATAACACATTAATTAAAAAACTTTACAATGTTTTTGTTGGTAACCCAGAAATCTTATCTAACTTCATAGATTTTGATAATGATAAATTCGATTACATTATTTTTGATGAATCTTCACAAATTTTCTTTGAAAAAGCTCTTCCATACATCTCATGTTTAACTCAAGATAATAAAGGTAGAGTTACTGGAAAAGTTATTATTGCTGGTGATGATCAACAGATGCAACCAACAAACTGATTTAATTCAAGAGATGAATCAGAAGATGAATATTCAAAACAAGAAGTGAAATCACTTTTAGATTGAGCTAGTTCAATGGCAATTCAAAAAATATTCCTTGAAATGAATTATAGAAGTAATTCAAGTGAATTAATTTTATTCAGTTCTAAAGAATTTTACGAATCTAAACTTAAAGGTTTAGATAAATATGGATATACTGAAAAACATTGTTTTGAAGTAGTTAATGTAAATGGAAAATGAAAAGATAATAAAAACATCGAAGAAGCTAGAAAAGTAGTTGATTTAGCTTTAGAAAATATTAATAAATATGATTCAATGATTATTTTAGCTTTCAATAAAAAACAACAAAATTTCATTAGAGAAATCATTGCTGGTCAAGCACCAGAACTTTATAGCCAACTTGAAGATAAAATTTTACTTAGAAATCTAGAAAATATTCAAGGTGATGAAGCTGACTTAGTAATTGTAAGTGTCGGATACACAAAAGACTCTACCTTAAGCAGTACATACATTGGAACTAAAGGTGGAAAAAATGCATTGAATGTAGCTATTACACGTGCAAAAGACAAAATGATTGTTGTTAAATCAATTTATGAATCTGACATTCTTGTTGATAACACTGGTTCAGCAAATCTTTATACATTCAAGAAATGACTTAAATTCCTTGATCTTAGTTCTGCAGAACAAAAATCATATACAAGTTTAAATAATAAATTAATTCAACACGTTTCACCAAACTTCAAAAACACAATAATGAATTGACTCAAAACAATTCGTTTTGATAAAGATGTTGAATTTATTTCTGACTACAGAGTTGGATCTTATACAATTGATATTGCAATAGTTGATAAATCTACTCGTAAATTATTAATTGGACTAGCTTTAGATGATACTAGTTGTTATATCGAAGTTGAAGATGTATTAAAACTTAAACTTAAAGATGACTTCATCAAATCTAAAGAGTACCCAATTTATACAATTAGTAACTTCAGATTTAGAGAAGATGCAAATGCAATTCAAAAATACTTATTAACAGTTGTAAATCAATAG
- the pfkA gene encoding 6-phosphofructokinase: protein MRKIAILTSGGDAPGMNSAIRAVVKSARNNGIEPYIVYEGFKGLYHNNIVKANKIDLDFYNSIGGTCIYSARFPEFKDPQVRETAIKNLKENDIDALVVIGGDGSYMGAQLLHESGIKTIGLPGTIDNDIASSDFTIGYDTALNTVVESIDKIRDTANSHKRIMLVEVMGNQCGDLALWSGLATGAEIISTSSYTIPVEEIVERANELVQEKERRSVMIVVSEKRYDINDLAKKIEEKTGWATRANSLAHTQRGGKPTAQERILSSLLGMKAVSYLLSGKSGIALGILHNDIVATPILEALKMKSSSKEKEKERAIAFAKLNSAK, encoded by the coding sequence ATGAGAAAAATAGCTATTTTAACTTCTGGTGGTGATGCACCTGGTATGAACAGTGCAATTAGAGCTGTTGTAAAATCAGCAAGAAATAATGGAATTGAACCTTATATTGTTTATGAAGGATTTAAAGGACTTTATCACAATAATATTGTTAAAGCAAATAAAATTGATTTAGATTTTTACAATTCAATTGGTGGAACATGTATTTATTCAGCAAGATTCCCTGAATTTAAAGATCCACAAGTTAGAGAAACAGCAATCAAAAACCTTAAAGAAAATGATATTGATGCACTTGTAGTTATCGGTGGAGATGGAAGTTACATGGGTGCACAATTATTACATGAATCAGGTATTAAAACAATTGGTCTTCCAGGTACAATTGATAATGATATTGCATCAAGTGATTTTACAATTGGTTATGATACAGCATTAAATACTGTTGTTGAATCAATTGACAAAATTAGAGATACAGCAAATTCACACAAAAGAATTATGCTTGTGGAAGTTATGGGAAATCAATGTGGTGATTTAGCACTTTGAAGTGGTTTAGCAACAGGTGCCGAAATCATTTCAACAAGTTCATATACAATTCCAGTTGAAGAAATTGTTGAAAGAGCTAATGAATTAGTTCAAGAAAAAGAACGTCGTTCAGTTATGATTGTTGTTAGTGAAAAAAGATACGATATTAATGATTTGGCTAAAAAAATTGAAGAAAAAACTGGTTGAGCTACAAGAGCAAACTCACTTGCACACACACAAAGAGGTGGAAAACCAACTGCTCAAGAAAGAATTCTTTCTTCGCTTTTAGGAATGAAGGCGGTTTCATACTTACTTAGTGGAAAAAGTGGTATTGCTTTAGGAATCTTACACAATGATATTGTTGCAACACCTATTTTAGAAGCTTTAAAAATGAAATCATCATCAAAAGAAAAAGAAAAAGAAAGAGCTATAGCTTTTGCTAAATTAAATTCAGCTAAATAA
- a CDS encoding heat-inducible transcriptional repressor HrcA codes for MEKLKNQHEEILKHTVEIYIENSQPVSSNLILERGYVDFSSAKVRYLMNELEQLGYLEKAHVSSGRIPTIKGLEYYAKYLSLSEEDKMIKKLKQLFNKRNINIDKTVEDAAQIISESTGLTLVTGSDNSRALLKTIQFVPISNNSATIVLVISTGEVFSKFITLDTSKNLMDDLRIAVRLFNERLIDSPIYELPKRTYALKDILAQAVKNYEELIQSFVTDIFMIKTDFKNNVYGKQNIILSDNISRVDLNEMLNVIENHSIWEFIEKESESEEKLKISVSSSGTYISKRIECESPIREVSVVGSTVSDFTQMRAVIHILEELLRKRNGDK; via the coding sequence ATGGAAAAATTAAAGAACCAACACGAAGAAATTTTAAAGCACACGGTGGAGATTTATATCGAAAATTCTCAACCAGTTAGCTCTAATTTAATATTAGAAAGAGGTTATGTTGATTTCTCAAGTGCAAAAGTTAGATATTTAATGAATGAACTAGAGCAATTGGGTTATTTAGAAAAAGCTCACGTCAGTTCAGGAAGAATTCCTACTATTAAAGGTCTTGAATATTACGCCAAATATCTAAGTTTAAGTGAAGAAGATAAAATGATTAAAAAGTTAAAACAACTTTTTAATAAAAGAAATATTAATATTGACAAAACTGTGGAAGATGCTGCTCAAATTATTAGTGAATCAACTGGTTTAACTTTAGTAACTGGTTCAGATAATTCGCGAGCTTTATTAAAAACAATTCAATTTGTTCCAATTAGTAATAATAGTGCAACAATTGTTTTGGTCATTTCTACTGGTGAAGTATTTTCAAAATTCATAACTTTAGATACAAGTAAAAATTTAATGGATGATTTAAGAATTGCGGTCAGATTATTTAATGAACGTCTTATCGATTCACCAATTTATGAATTACCAAAGCGAACTTATGCACTTAAAGACATTTTAGCTCAAGCAGTTAAGAATTATGAAGAGTTGATCCAAAGTTTTGTTACAGATATTTTTATGATTAAAACTGACTTTAAAAATAATGTATATGGAAAACAAAACATTATACTAAGTGACAATATTTCAAGAGTTGATTTGAATGAGATGTTGAATGTGATTGAAAATCACTCAATTTGAGAATTCATTGAAAAAGAATCAGAATCAGAAGAAAAATTAAAAATTTCTGTTTCAAGTTCCGGTACATACATTTCAAAAAGAATTGAATGTGAAAGTCCTATTCGTGAAGTTAGTGTTGTTGGTTCAACAGTCAGCGATTTTACTCAAATGAGAGCTGTAATACACATTCTTGAAGAATTATTACGTAAGAGAAATGGAGATAAATAA
- the grpE gene encoding nucleotide exchange factor GrpE, which translates to MKKMQKIQTNDILEGNFNLFVEGVEIPEYTKTTKITIGKNEYLDNFDSYLINRKSFPNLEVKLTFPKSYRDENFAGKNALVKISDVKLTKSQNMLKKIEEELINLNARALKLSEINKSLQEQIEQKDKEIIASREAFMSKVQEMSTKADLELRRKKEENDEKLKEEKQKIKDFALQGFVEDFISPFNNFILAIKATENTDNQVLKNFIYGFKMIENQFVNTLNNHNIELIIPNVSEEFNPEFHYAIDFIESTEHENNSIAKLNNYGFKLNNRVIKPAVVTLYKKISN; encoded by the coding sequence ATGAAAAAAATGCAGAAAATTCAAACAAATGACATTTTAGAAGGTAATTTCAATCTTTTTGTTGAAGGTGTTGAAATTCCAGAATACACAAAAACTACAAAAATAACAATTGGGAAAAATGAATATTTAGACAATTTTGATTCTTATTTAATAAATAGAAAATCATTTCCTAATCTAGAAGTAAAATTAACATTTCCTAAATCTTATAGAGATGAAAATTTTGCTGGAAAAAATGCTTTAGTTAAAATCAGCGATGTAAAATTAACAAAATCTCAAAATATGCTCAAAAAAATCGAAGAAGAATTAATTAATCTTAACGCAAGAGCTTTAAAACTAAGTGAAATTAACAAGTCTCTTCAAGAACAAATCGAGCAAAAGGATAAAGAAATTATCGCTTCACGTGAAGCTTTTATGTCTAAAGTTCAAGAAATGAGCACTAAAGCAGATTTAGAATTAAGAAGAAAAAAAGAAGAAAACGATGAAAAATTAAAAGAAGAAAAACAAAAAATTAAAGACTTTGCTCTTCAAGGTTTTGTTGAAGATTTTATAAGTCCATTCAATAATTTCATTTTAGCAATTAAAGCAACAGAAAACACTGATAACCAAGTGTTAAAAAACTTTATATATGGATTTAAAATGATTGAAAATCAATTCGTTAATACTTTAAACAATCATAATATAGAACTTATTATTCCAAATGTAAGCGAAGAATTTAATCCTGAATTTCATTATGCTATAGACTTTATTGAAAGTACTGAACATGAAAACAATAGCATTGCTAAATTAAATAATTATGGTTTTAAATTAAATAATAGAGTTATAAAACCAGCGGTTGTAACCTTATATAAAAAAATTAGCAATTAA
- the dnaK gene encoding molecular chaperone DnaK: protein MKKEIILGIDLGTTNSVVSYMDGTNPVVLENPNGKRTTPSVVSFKNDEIIVGEVAKRQIETNPNTVASIKRLIGTSQTVNVNNKEYKPEEISAMILSYMKDYAEKKLGQKVSKAVITVPAYFDNAQREATKIAGKIAGLQVERIINEPTAAALAFGLNKTDKSMKVLVYDLGGGTFDVSVLELESGTFEVLSTSGNNHLGGDDWDNEIVKWLIEKIKSQHNYDPSTDKMALARLKEAAEKAKIDLSNQSVASINLPFLTVTSDGPVNVDLELKRSEFEAMTAYLVDKTRKPIEDALKEANITASELDEVLLVGGSTRIPAVQDMVQRTLGKAPNRSINPDEVVAIGAAIQGGVLAGDVQDILLLDVTPLTLGIETLGGISTPLIPRNTTIPVTKSQIFSTAADNQTEVTIMVVQGERQMASDNKRLGQFNLSGIEPAPRGVPQIEVSFSIDVNGITTVTAKNMKTNEAQSIKIENSSKLSEEEIDRMVKEAEENKEKDSKRKEEVETIVRAEALVNQIEKANQEQGDKMDPKAKEESEKMVKELKELIEKKDIAQLKEKLDQIENVMKNFANYASQQSSSSANEDEPTITEE from the coding sequence ATGAAAAAAGAAATTATTTTAGGAATTGACTTAGGAACAACAAACTCAGTTGTTTCATATATGGATGGAACTAATCCAGTTGTTTTAGAAAACCCAAATGGTAAAAGAACTACTCCATCAGTTGTAAGTTTTAAAAATGATGAAATCATCGTTGGTGAAGTAGCTAAAAGACAAATTGAAACTAACCCAAACACTGTTGCATCAATCAAAAGATTAATTGGAACAAGTCAAACAGTTAATGTAAATAATAAAGAATATAAACCAGAAGAGATTTCGGCAATGATTTTATCTTACATGAAAGATTATGCTGAAAAAAAACTTGGACAAAAAGTTTCAAAAGCTGTTATTACAGTTCCAGCCTACTTTGATAACGCTCAACGTGAAGCTACAAAAATTGCTGGTAAAATTGCAGGTCTTCAAGTAGAAAGAATTATTAATGAACCTACTGCTGCTGCACTTGCATTCGGATTAAATAAAACAGATAAATCTATGAAAGTACTTGTTTATGACTTAGGTGGTGGTACTTTTGACGTTTCAGTTCTTGAATTAGAATCTGGTACATTTGAAGTATTATCAACAAGTGGAAACAACCACCTTGGAGGTGATGACTGAGATAATGAAATTGTAAAATGATTAATTGAAAAAATTAAATCTCAACACAACTATGATCCTTCAACAGATAAAATGGCTCTTGCAAGACTTAAAGAAGCTGCTGAAAAAGCAAAAATTGATTTATCTAATCAATCAGTTGCAAGCATCAATTTACCTTTCTTAACAGTTACTTCTGATGGACCTGTTAACGTTGATTTAGAACTTAAAAGAAGTGAATTTGAAGCTATGACAGCTTATCTTGTTGACAAAACAAGAAAACCTATTGAAGATGCTTTAAAAGAAGCAAACATTACTGCTAGTGAACTTGACGAAGTTTTACTTGTTGGTGGTTCAACAAGAATCCCTGCTGTTCAAGATATGGTACAAAGAACTTTAGGAAAAGCTCCTAACCGTTCAATCAACCCTGATGAAGTTGTTGCTATTGGAGCTGCAATTCAAGGTGGAGTTCTTGCTGGAGATGTTCAAGATATTCTTTTACTTGACGTAACTCCATTAACATTAGGAATTGAAACTTTAGGTGGAATTAGTACACCATTAATCCCAAGAAATACAACTATCCCAGTAACTAAATCACAAATTTTCTCAACAGCTGCAGATAATCAAACAGAAGTTACAATTATGGTTGTTCAAGGTGAAAGACAAATGGCTAGTGATAATAAAAGACTTGGTCAATTCAATCTTTCAGGAATCGAACCAGCTCCTCGTGGAGTTCCTCAAATTGAAGTTAGTTTCTCAATTGACGTTAACGGTATTACAACTGTAACAGCCAAAAATATGAAAACTAATGAAGCTCAATCAATTAAAATTGAAAACTCATCAAAATTATCTGAAGAAGAAATTGACAGAATGGTTAAAGAAGCAGAAGAAAATAAAGAAAAAGATAGTAAACGTAAAGAAGAAGTTGAAACAATCGTTAGAGCTGAAGCTTTAGTAAATCAAATTGAAAAAGCAAACCAAGAACAAGGTGACAAAATGGATCCTAAAGCTAAAGAAGAATCTGAAAAAATGGTTAAAGAACTTAAGGAATTAATTGAGAAAAAAGACATTGCACAATTAAAAGAAAAATTGGATCAAATTGAAAATGTCATGAAAAATTTTGCTAACTACGCATCACAACAATCAAGTAGTTCAGCTAATGAAGATGAACCAACAATTACTGAAGAATAA